One segment of Nostoc piscinale CENA21 DNA contains the following:
- a CDS encoding alkaline phosphatase PhoX, translating into MKLSRRRFFTLAGASAAGTLLASPLEALYARQANGQPIFGTGYGALVPDPNGLLDLPPGFQYRTFSRTGELMTDGTLVPGAHDGMAAFPGPRNTVILVRNHELSTGFSGSRTQGTKPYDPIARGGTTTLVVGANRQLIKHFVSLSGTIRNCAGGLTPWGSWISCEEDVTLPSATNGVTKPHGYNFEVPASATSGVTPEPLVAMGRFNHEAVAVDPRTGIVYETEDRGDSLFYRFIPTERGNLKAGGTLQALKIVGQPRVNTSNSGFRPGQKLAVEWVTIPNPNPLDGDTVRFQGQELGAATFARGEGIWYGNGEFYFCCTSGGAAQAGQVWRYIPPVDGTPESLDLFVESQSRNVLDMPDNIVVAPFGDLILCEDGDGDNFLRGVNPQGEIYNFARNALNDSEFAGACFSPDGRTLFVNIQTPGITFAIWGPWTRA; encoded by the coding sequence ATGAAATTATCAAGACGTAGATTTTTTACATTAGCTGGGGCAAGTGCCGCTGGTACATTATTAGCCTCGCCTTTAGAAGCTCTTTACGCCAGACAAGCCAACGGTCAACCTATTTTCGGCACAGGTTATGGTGCGCTGGTTCCTGATCCTAATGGTTTGTTAGATTTACCGCCTGGATTTCAATATCGCACTTTCTCCCGTACAGGCGAACTCATGACCGATGGTACTTTAGTACCAGGCGCTCATGATGGGATGGCTGCTTTCCCTGGCCCAAGAAATACAGTTATTTTGGTTCGCAATCACGAACTTAGCACTGGTTTCAGTGGTTCACGTACACAAGGGACAAAACCTTATGATCCAATTGCTAGAGGTGGTACAACAACCTTAGTTGTCGGCGCTAATCGCCAGTTAATCAAACACTTTGTGTCTTTGAGTGGAACCATCCGTAACTGTGCTGGTGGCCTGACTCCTTGGGGTTCTTGGATTAGTTGTGAAGAAGATGTGACTTTACCAAGTGCAACTAACGGAGTCACAAAACCACACGGTTACAACTTTGAAGTTCCAGCTAGTGCTACCTCTGGGGTTACACCAGAGCCTCTAGTTGCAATGGGAAGATTTAATCATGAAGCTGTAGCTGTAGACCCCAGAACCGGAATTGTCTATGAAACTGAAGATAGAGGAGATAGCCTTTTTTATCGTTTTATTCCCACAGAGCGCGGCAATTTAAAAGCTGGTGGTACTCTGCAAGCATTGAAAATTGTCGGTCAACCTAGAGTTAATACCTCTAACAGTGGTTTCAGACCAGGACAGAAGTTGGCTGTAGAGTGGGTGACTATTCCTAATCCCAACCCACTAGATGGTGATACTGTCAGATTCCAAGGTCAAGAATTAGGCGCAGCTACCTTTGCTCGTGGGGAAGGTATCTGGTATGGTAACGGAGAATTTTATTTTTGTTGTACAAGTGGTGGCGCTGCTCAGGCTGGTCAAGTTTGGCGCTACATTCCACCAGTTGACGGAACCCCTGAAAGCCTTGATTTGTTTGTCGAGTCTCAATCTAGAAATGTGCTGGATATGCCTGACAACATAGTTGTGGCACCTTTTGGTGATCTCATTCTTTGTGAAGATGGAGACGGCGATAATTTCTTAAGAGGTGTGAATCCCCAAGGTGAAATCTATAATTTTGCCCGTAATGCCTTAAATGATAGTGAGTTTGCAGGTGCTTGCTTCTCGCCTGATGGTAGAACTTTGTTTGTTAACATCCAAACTCCTGGTATTACTTTTGCCATTTGGGGGCCTTGGACAAGAGCTTAG
- a CDS encoding MASE1 domain-containing protein — MQRLSQFVRVSARHQRLLILSLGLLALVAAHGMALIYRIQPGVSLWFPPSGVAIALSFWFGLDGIILTGIASFLMAPVWGLHGWERFIGVIDIVEPLVAWLLYRRFWKGSLTFHSLKDAAIFTLTVPLFASSSLAVFGSLGWVAIGKMPAAHLTDSITHWWLGNAIGIMGFTPTILLVLTPYLQSWGWLSRCPTANSASPTFRLPTCRPLLLEVTTILFLCISIASVTVSEVSINTNTDFRFQQLSFLSFIPVMWAATRFGVSTGMLVSTFSILITLFSYLVVYPNAILLPNFPVQPEVLHVHKLSLLVQSIVTLLVGVAITERAKIQVELAIEKFRIGEYQERAEMSEKLIKLNDSLRETNIRLEESNREKDKLLKAEKALRNRLSNILESMTDAFIAVNQDWQITYANQQAAKIKGVTPESMLAQNYWQQWPGMQGTEFEREYLRAIAQLIPVHFEALYPSQNMWLEIHAYPFEDGLGIFFRDITARKQAEVELENLLFREQSARSEAEKANRIKDEFIAVLSHELRTPLNPILGWVTLLRRRKYDDEKLTHGLETIERNAKLQIQLIEDLLDVSRIQQRKIILNLQPVNLIDILHASLDTVYLAVEAKRMQIQKMICVDTAWVKGDAERLQQIVCNLLSNAIKFTPNSGAKVEIILERVDTFAQIQIQDNGQGISPEFLPFVFDSFRQADGTITRQFGGLGLGLAIVRHLTELHGGIVEVESRGEGMGATFTVRLPLMLDFMPKNQPISTIDEVINLAGLHVLVVDDDLDTGKFLTVILEQFGAKVTAIASGSRALEFLANNTADLLLSDIGMPGIDGYTLIRLIRALPPEQGSNIPAIALTAYAGEINQKQALEAGFQIHLVKPVQQEQLIGAIAQILVNLH, encoded by the coding sequence ATGCAGCGTTTGTCGCAATTTGTTAGGGTGAGTGCCAGACATCAACGGCTTTTGATTTTATCACTGGGGCTATTAGCTTTGGTTGCTGCTCATGGAATGGCGCTGATCTACCGTATTCAGCCAGGGGTTTCTTTGTGGTTTCCACCTTCTGGGGTAGCGATCGCTCTGAGTTTTTGGTTTGGCCTTGATGGTATCATCCTCACAGGTATTGCTTCTTTCTTGATGGCTCCTGTTTGGGGATTGCATGGTTGGGAGCGATTTATTGGCGTTATCGATATTGTTGAACCCCTGGTTGCTTGGTTACTCTACCGTCGTTTTTGGAAGGGTTCGCTGACGTTTCATAGTCTCAAAGATGCTGCTATTTTTACCTTAACTGTACCTTTGTTTGCCAGCAGTAGTTTAGCTGTGTTTGGTAGTTTAGGTTGGGTGGCTATAGGCAAAATGCCTGCTGCTCACCTTACTGATAGCATTACTCACTGGTGGTTAGGTAATGCGATCGGTATTATGGGTTTTACCCCCACAATTTTATTAGTATTAACGCCTTATCTGCAATCTTGGGGTTGGTTATCTCGCTGTCCGACAGCAAATTCTGCATCCCCAACTTTTAGACTGCCAACTTGTCGTCCTTTGTTATTAGAAGTTACTACTATTTTATTTTTGTGTATTAGTATTGCTTCGGTCACTGTATCAGAAGTTTCTATAAATACTAACACAGATTTTAGGTTTCAACAGTTATCTTTTTTGAGCTTTATTCCTGTAATGTGGGCGGCTACTCGCTTCGGAGTTTCTACAGGAATGCTTGTTTCGACATTTTCCATTTTAATCACACTTTTCTCTTATTTAGTAGTTTATCCTAATGCTATCTTATTGCCGAATTTTCCTGTACAGCCAGAGGTTTTGCATGTTCATAAATTAAGTTTATTAGTGCAATCGATTGTGACTTTATTGGTTGGGGTTGCCATTACCGAAAGGGCTAAAATTCAAGTAGAACTAGCTATTGAAAAATTTAGAATTGGCGAGTATCAAGAACGGGCTGAAATGTCGGAAAAATTAATTAAACTGAATGATTCCTTAAGAGAAACAAATATTCGTTTAGAAGAATCAAATCGAGAGAAAGATAAATTATTAAAAGCTGAAAAAGCTCTGCGAAATCGCTTGAGTAATATTTTGGAGAGCATGACAGATGCTTTTATTGCCGTTAATCAAGATTGGCAAATAACTTATGCCAACCAACAAGCAGCTAAAATCAAAGGTGTCACCCCAGAAAGCATGCTGGCTCAAAATTATTGGCAGCAATGGCCAGGAATGCAAGGTACAGAATTTGAGCGAGAATATTTGCGGGCGATCGCGCAATTAATTCCTGTGCATTTTGAAGCATTATATCCGTCGCAGAATATGTGGCTAGAAATTCATGCTTATCCTTTTGAAGACGGTTTGGGGATATTTTTTCGGGATATTACTGCACGGAAACAAGCAGAAGTTGAACTAGAAAATCTCTTATTTAGGGAACAATCGGCGCGGAGTGAAGCGGAAAAGGCGAATAGAATTAAAGACGAGTTTATTGCCGTACTTTCCCATGAATTAAGAACTCCTTTGAATCCGATTTTGGGGTGGGTGACATTGCTGAGAAGACGCAAATATGATGATGAAAAACTCACACATGGCTTAGAAACCATTGAGCGGAATGCTAAATTACAAATTCAACTCATAGAAGATTTATTAGATGTTTCTCGGATTCAACAGAGAAAAATAATTTTAAATCTTCAGCCTGTAAATCTAATTGATATTCTGCACGCCTCTCTCGATACTGTATATCTAGCTGTGGAAGCTAAAAGGATGCAAATTCAAAAAATGATTTGTGTGGATACAGCATGGGTAAAAGGAGATGCAGAACGCCTCCAACAAATAGTTTGTAATTTGCTTTCCAATGCGATTAAATTTACCCCAAACAGTGGGGCTAAAGTGGAAATTATTTTAGAAAGAGTTGATACCTTTGCTCAAATTCAAATTCAAGATAATGGTCAAGGTATTAGTCCAGAGTTTCTGCCATTCGTATTTGATTCTTTTCGGCAAGCTGATGGCACAATTACTCGTCAATTTGGTGGCTTGGGATTAGGGTTAGCAATTGTACGCCATCTCACAGAACTGCATGGAGGAATAGTAGAAGTAGAAAGCCGAGGGGAAGGCATGGGGGCAACATTCACTGTGAGATTGCCACTAATGCTGGATTTTATGCCGAAAAATCAACCTATTTCAACAATAGATGAGGTGATAAATTTAGCAGGTTTACATGTTTTGGTAGTAGATGATGATTTAGATACAGGAAAGTTTTTGACTGTGATATTAGAACAATTTGGTGCTAAAGTCACAGCGATCGCATCTGGTAGCCGAGCCTTAGAATTTTTAGCCAACAACACAGCAGACTTACTGTTAAGTGATATCGGGATGCCGGGAATTGACGGTTATACTCTTATACGTTTGATTCGCGCCTTACCACCAGAACAAGGCAGTAACATACCTGCGATCGCGCTGACAGCTTATGCTGGAGAAATCAACCAAAAACAGGCTCTAGAAGCAGGTTTTCAAATCCACTTAGTTAAACCAGTCCAACAAGAACAATTAATAGGTGCGATCGCCCAAATTTTGGTTAATTTACATTAA